The genome window ATGTTATAAACATTGAATCCAATCTCTTTTAATGCTTCTTTATCTAAGATATTTCTACCATCAAAAATATTTCCTGGCTTTAATACTGTAGAATGGATTTTTTCCCAATCATAAGTTTTAAATTCATCCCATTCTGTTAAGATAGCAATAGCATGTGCATCTTGAGCTGCCTCGTATGGATCATTGACTACTTTAACTCTTTCTCTGATTTCTTCTGAAGAGTGTGTATTCAAGTATTCCAA of Flammeovirga agarivorans contains these proteins:
- a CDS encoding UDP binding domain-containing protein — its product is LEYLNTHSSEEIRERVKVVNDPYEAAQDAHAIAILTEWDEFKTYDWEKIHSTVLKPGNIFDGRNILDKEALKEIGFNVYNIGK